One part of the Terrimicrobium sacchariphilum genome encodes these proteins:
- the rpsE gene encoding 30S ribosomal protein S5, with the protein MAPPRKHNNHRSNDNVDKEPKETTEKVVFINRCAKVVKGGRRFSFSALIVSGNHKGRVGIGFGKANEVSEAIRKATESAKKHMLDIAVHENTIPHEVIGEFGGGRVLLRPASPGTGIIAGGAVRAVIEAVGIRDVLAKSLGSSNPSNVSKATLEALTALRPKEAIFKIRGKEIKPKAAQPVAA; encoded by the coding sequence ATGGCTCCTCCAAGAAAACACAACAATCATCGCTCCAACGACAACGTCGACAAGGAGCCCAAGGAGACGACAGAAAAGGTGGTTTTCATTAACCGCTGCGCCAAGGTCGTGAAGGGCGGACGCCGCTTCAGCTTCAGCGCGCTCATCGTTTCTGGAAACCACAAGGGCCGCGTGGGTATCGGCTTCGGCAAGGCCAATGAGGTCAGCGAAGCGATTCGCAAGGCGACCGAGTCGGCCAAGAAGCACATGCTCGACATCGCTGTGCACGAAAACACGATCCCGCATGAGGTGATCGGTGAATTCGGCGGCGGTCGAGTGCTGCTTCGTCCCGCCTCGCCCGGTACCGGCATCATCGCCGGTGGCGCTGTGCGTGCGGTCATCGAGGCCGTAGGCATCCGCGACGTTCTCGCGAAGTCCCTCGGCTCCAGCAACCCGTCCAACGTTTCCAAGGCCACTCTCGAGGCGCTCACCGCGCTTCGTCCGAAAGAAGCCATCTTCAAAATCCGCGGCAAGGAGATCAAGCCCAAGGCTGCTCAACCCGTCGCTGCTTAA
- the rpsD gene encoding 30S ribosomal protein S4, with protein MARYTGPKTKVSRRYGTLIHGSPKAFERKSYPPGQHGPKGSRRKLSDYALALAEKQKLRFQYGVLERQFRRYFALASSKRGVTGEILLQLLETRLDNVVQKLGFAKTLRAARQLVSHGHVTVNGRKTNASSMNVKPGDKVAVKPAERSKRLAVKAIDQTSAHATPDWLQVDKDALVGTVVRIPTRDDINPIVNEQLVVELYSR; from the coding sequence ATGGCTCGTTATACAGGACCCAAGACCAAGGTCAGCCGCCGCTACGGCACGCTCATCCACGGTTCTCCGAAGGCATTTGAACGCAAGAGCTACCCGCCGGGACAGCATGGCCCCAAGGGCTCGCGTCGCAAGCTCTCCGACTACGCACTCGCTCTCGCCGAGAAGCAGAAGCTCCGCTTCCAGTACGGCGTACTCGAGCGCCAGTTCCGCCGTTACTTCGCGCTGGCTTCCAGCAAGCGCGGCGTCACCGGTGAGATCCTGCTCCAGCTCCTCGAGACCCGCCTCGATAACGTGGTGCAGAAGCTCGGCTTTGCCAAGACACTCCGCGCAGCGCGTCAGCTCGTTTCGCATGGGCACGTGACCGTCAACGGCCGCAAGACCAATGCTTCGTCGATGAACGTCAAGCCGGGTGACAAGGTGGCTGTGAAGCCGGCCGAGCGCTCCAAGCGCCTCGCCGTCAAGGCTATCGACCAGACCTCCGCTCACGCGACTCCGGACTGGCTCCAGGTCGACAAGGACGCTCTCGTCGGCACGGTCGTTCGCATCCCGACCCGCGACGACATCAATCCGATCGTCAACGAGCAGCTCGTTGTCGAACTTTACTCCCGCTAG
- the map gene encoding type I methionyl aminopeptidase, with translation MIPIKRGPEIQKMRKAGETAANILNRLADLIAPGVTTGEIDHAASQYMAEAGVKSAFHGYKKFPGYVCISLNEEVVHGIGGPRKIQYGDIVKLDVGVVQDGWIGDTAASIPVGIISPEAEQLLTVSEQSLNIAVSLARAGTHLGDVCASVEEHVSKYGYTVVREFVGHGVGRSLHEEPQIPNFGRRGTGPTLRAGMTLAIEPMVNMGTARVKLLSDKWTVVTQDGRPSAHFEHTVLVTDGDPEVLTWPRKTLLK, from the coding sequence ATGATTCCTATCAAGCGTGGACCCGAAATCCAGAAGATGCGCAAGGCTGGTGAAACGGCTGCGAACATCCTCAATCGCCTTGCAGACCTCATCGCGCCCGGCGTGACGACCGGCGAGATCGATCATGCCGCCTCGCAGTACATGGCAGAGGCCGGGGTGAAGAGCGCATTTCACGGGTACAAGAAATTCCCGGGCTACGTCTGCATCAGCCTCAATGAAGAGGTCGTGCATGGCATCGGCGGTCCCCGCAAGATCCAGTACGGCGATATCGTTAAGCTCGATGTCGGTGTCGTGCAGGATGGATGGATCGGCGACACGGCAGCCAGCATTCCGGTCGGCATCATCAGCCCCGAGGCCGAGCAGCTTTTGACAGTTTCTGAACAGTCGCTGAACATCGCGGTTTCGCTGGCTCGCGCCGGGACGCATCTGGGAGACGTGTGTGCCTCGGTGGAGGAACATGTTTCCAAGTACGGCTACACCGTGGTCCGCGAGTTCGTCGGCCATGGCGTCGGCCGCAGCCTGCACGAGGAACCTCAGATCCCAAATTTTGGCCGCCGCGGCACAGGGCCGACCCTGCGCGCTGGCATGACGCTCGCCATCGAACCCATGGTCAACATGGGAACGGCCCGCGTTAAACTCCTCTCCGACAAGTGGACAGTGGTGACCCAGGATGGTCGTCCGTCTGCCCATTTTGAACACACCGTACTCGTAACCGACGGCGATCCCGAAGTCTTGACATGGCCAAGAAAGACGCTATTGAAGTAG
- the rplE gene encoding 50S ribosomal protein L5: protein MATQLDPELYTEYKTRVVPALREKHGYKNIHQIPKIEKVVVNSSVGAGADSKEALEIAKSEIALITGQRPVATLSKKSIANFKLRQGQAIGAKVTLRGRTMYEFLERLIKMSLPRIRDFRGVSTKAFDGNGNYTLGVADQSIFPEVELDKIKRNIGFDITIVTTARTNEEAKSLLTELGMPFSDKKKPAPVRKTEEQQEEATAA from the coding sequence ATGGCTACCCAACTCGATCCCGAGCTTTACACAGAATACAAGACGCGCGTCGTGCCCGCTTTGCGCGAGAAGCACGGTTACAAGAACATTCACCAGATCCCCAAGATCGAGAAGGTGGTGGTCAACAGTTCCGTGGGCGCAGGCGCCGACAGCAAAGAGGCGCTGGAAATCGCCAAGTCCGAAATCGCCCTCATCACCGGCCAGCGCCCGGTCGCCACGCTCTCCAAAAAGAGCATTGCGAACTTCAAGCTGCGCCAGGGTCAGGCGATCGGAGCGAAGGTGACTCTTCGCGGCCGCACCATGTACGAGTTCCTCGAGCGTCTCATCAAGATGTCGCTCCCGCGCATCCGTGACTTTCGTGGTGTGTCGACCAAAGCCTTCGACGGCAATGGCAACTACACGCTCGGCGTCGCTGACCAGTCCATTTTCCCTGAAGTCGAACTCGACAAAATCAAACGCAACATCGGTTTTGACATCACCATCGTCACAACCGCGCGCACGAACGAGGAAGCCAAGTCGCTTCTGACGGAGCTGGGCATGCCCTTCTCCGACAAGAAGAAACCGGCTCCTGTGCGCAAAACCGAGGAGCAGCAAGAGGAAGCCACGGCTGCCTAA
- the infA gene encoding translation initiation factor IF-1, with the protein MAKKDAIEVEGKVVELLPNTMFRVELSNGHRVLAHISGKMRLHFIRILPGDRVMVEMSPYDLTKGRITFRHKDTPKPQTAK; encoded by the coding sequence ATGGCCAAGAAAGACGCTATTGAAGTAGAAGGGAAGGTCGTCGAGTTGCTGCCCAATACCATGTTCCGAGTCGAACTGTCGAATGGGCACCGCGTACTTGCACACATTTCCGGAAAGATGCGGCTGCACTTCATTCGCATTCTTCCTGGTGACAGAGTCATGGTGGAGATGTCCCCATACGATCTCACCAAAGGCCGCATAACATTCCGGCATAAAGATACGCCCAAACCACAAACTGCAAAATGA
- the rplF gene encoding 50S ribosomal protein L6 codes for MSRIGKKPIEVSAKVKVAVGNEGAVTVEGPKGKLSWTLPKAVSARIEGNILTVDRADETRQSKALHGLSRALLANMIVGVEQGFRKDLEIQGVGFKAAVQGDKLNLSLGKSHPILFSIPKEVKVTVADNTKIAIEGIDKHLVGQTAADIRAYYPPEPYKGKGIRFAGEQIRRKEGKTVQ; via the coding sequence ATGTCACGTATCGGCAAAAAACCCATTGAAGTGTCCGCCAAGGTCAAAGTGGCGGTCGGCAACGAAGGCGCCGTGACGGTGGAAGGTCCCAAGGGCAAGCTGTCCTGGACCCTTCCCAAGGCTGTCAGCGCCCGCATCGAAGGCAATATCCTCACGGTGGACCGTGCGGATGAGACTCGCCAGTCGAAAGCTCTCCACGGCCTGAGCCGTGCACTCCTCGCCAATATGATCGTCGGCGTCGAGCAGGGCTTCCGCAAGGACCTTGAGATCCAGGGCGTCGGCTTCAAGGCCGCTGTCCAGGGTGACAAGCTCAACCTGAGCCTCGGCAAGTCGCACCCCATCCTCTTCAGCATTCCGAAGGAAGTGAAGGTCACGGTCGCAGACAACACCAAGATCGCCATCGAAGGCATCGACAAACATCTCGTCGGGCAGACCGCTGCCGACATCCGCGCGTACTACCCGCCTGAGCCTTACAAGGGCAAGGGCATCCGTTTCGCCGGAGAACAAATCCGCCGCAAGGAAGGCAAAACCGTCCAGTAA
- the rpmJ gene encoding 50S ribosomal protein L36, with translation MKVRASVKRQCESCKIVRRKNVVRVICKNPRHKQKQG, from the coding sequence ATGAAAGTTCGAGCCTCCGTTAAACGTCAGTGTGAAAGCTGCAAGATCGTGCGCCGTAAGAATGTCGTGCGCGTGATCTGCAAGAATCCGCGCCACAAGCAGAAGCAGGGCTAA
- the rpsH gene encoding 30S ribosomal protein S8, with the protein MTDPIADMLTRLRNASSARKSEFLVPYSKLKSEIARILQKEGYIEGFELETPEKGRPQLRIRNKFVNKTAAIAGLKRVSKPGLRRYVGATEVPRVLGGMGIAVLSTSRGILTGQEARKQNVGGELLAYIW; encoded by the coding sequence ATGACCGATCCCATCGCAGATATGCTCACCCGCTTGCGCAACGCTTCCAGCGCCCGCAAGTCGGAATTCCTGGTTCCTTACTCCAAGCTCAAGAGTGAGATCGCCCGTATCCTCCAGAAGGAAGGATATATCGAGGGCTTTGAACTCGAGACCCCGGAGAAGGGCCGTCCGCAGCTCCGCATTCGCAACAAGTTTGTCAACAAGACGGCCGCCATCGCCGGCCTGAAGCGCGTCAGCAAGCCGGGTCTCCGCCGTTATGTCGGAGCCACGGAAGTGCCCCGCGTCCTCGGCGGTATGGGCATCGCCGTCCTTTCGACCTCGCGTGGGATTCTCACCGGTCAGGAAGCTCGCAAACAAAACGTCGGTGGGGAGCTCCTCGCCTACATCTGGTAA
- the rplR gene encoding 50S ribosomal protein L18: MAAKQSNKRQLRHVRLRKKVAGTTERPRLAVHFSERHITAQVIDDTIGKTVASVHTTESELRSDKNTRANVETAVKVGKLIAERVSSKSVKKVVFDRGGFKYHGKVKALADAAREAGLEF, translated from the coding sequence ATGGCCGCAAAGCAATCCAACAAACGTCAACTCCGTCACGTGCGCCTTCGCAAGAAGGTCGCTGGAACCACCGAGCGTCCTCGCCTGGCAGTTCACTTCTCGGAGCGTCACATCACCGCCCAGGTCATCGACGACACGATCGGCAAGACGGTCGCCTCCGTGCACACCACGGAATCCGAGCTTCGTTCCGACAAGAATACCCGTGCGAACGTGGAAACCGCCGTCAAGGTGGGCAAACTCATCGCCGAGCGCGTTTCTTCCAAGAGCGTGAAGAAGGTCGTATTCGACCGCGGCGGTTTCAAATACCACGGCAAGGTGAAGGCTCTGGCCGACGCCGCCCGTGAAGCAGGACTCGAATTCTAA
- the secY gene encoding preprotein translocase subunit SecY: MISAFTNIFKIPELRQRVLFTLAMIIIIRAGSAITTPGVNAEVLRQWFEHAGSNPAGGIAALFNLFSGGSLAHCAIFSLGVMPYISASIMLQLLTAVIPQLGKLSREDGGRRKIMQYTRYATIVLCVFQGFLLAKSLENPQANPFLPGIVDTMNRLGMALVPVPGWQFQVITILTLTAGTMFLMWLGDQITERGIGNGVSLIITVGILAQLPAGLVFAWRTFVPSGAAQQANVSPIVLVLLCLFLVFVIASVIAVTQAQRKISIQYAKRVVGRKVYGGQTQYMPLKVNYAGVMPIIFAQAILLFPSTIINMAFPQNPTAQWLANMLAVGWLHYVLFGAMIFFFSYFWVATQFQPVQIADDLKKYGGFIPGVRPGKPTADFLDFTMSRLTFAGAIFLTIIAVLPQLLSQWLRVPYMTAQFFGGTGVLIIVGVVLDTMRQIETHLLQRHYDGFLRKGKIRGARDSRPRMGSGQVLDDSKLVLIYAAIGVLVIAGITISIAFRR; this comes from the coding sequence ATGATCTCTGCCTTCACCAACATCTTTAAGATTCCGGAACTTCGTCAGCGTGTTCTTTTCACGCTGGCGATGATCATTATCATTCGTGCTGGTTCCGCCATCACGACGCCCGGTGTGAATGCAGAGGTGCTGCGGCAATGGTTCGAGCACGCGGGATCCAATCCCGCGGGCGGCATTGCGGCATTGTTCAACCTGTTCAGCGGTGGTTCCCTGGCGCATTGCGCCATCTTCTCGCTCGGTGTGATGCCGTACATCAGTGCGTCCATCATGTTGCAGCTCCTGACTGCGGTGATCCCGCAGCTCGGCAAGTTGTCTCGAGAGGACGGCGGCCGCCGCAAAATCATGCAGTACACGCGTTATGCGACGATCGTGCTCTGTGTGTTTCAGGGCTTTCTCCTTGCGAAATCGCTGGAGAATCCCCAGGCCAATCCCTTCCTGCCTGGCATCGTCGATACGATGAACCGCCTCGGTATGGCGCTGGTTCCAGTGCCGGGCTGGCAGTTTCAGGTCATTACGATCCTGACCCTTACGGCAGGCACGATGTTCCTCATGTGGCTGGGTGACCAGATCACGGAGCGAGGCATCGGCAATGGCGTCTCGCTTATCATCACGGTGGGCATCCTGGCGCAGCTCCCGGCCGGCCTCGTGTTTGCCTGGCGTACGTTCGTGCCCTCGGGTGCGGCGCAGCAGGCCAATGTGAGCCCAATCGTACTGGTGCTCCTGTGTTTGTTCCTCGTCTTTGTCATCGCCTCGGTCATTGCGGTGACGCAAGCCCAGCGAAAGATCAGCATCCAGTACGCCAAGCGAGTAGTGGGTCGCAAAGTCTACGGCGGCCAGACGCAGTACATGCCGCTCAAGGTCAACTACGCGGGTGTCATGCCGATCATCTTCGCGCAGGCCATCCTGCTCTTCCCGTCGACCATCATCAACATGGCGTTCCCGCAGAATCCGACTGCGCAATGGCTCGCCAACATGCTGGCTGTGGGATGGCTTCATTACGTGCTCTTCGGAGCGATGATTTTCTTCTTCAGCTATTTCTGGGTGGCTACGCAGTTCCAGCCGGTCCAGATCGCTGATGACCTCAAGAAATATGGTGGTTTTATCCCGGGCGTGCGTCCGGGCAAGCCGACAGCCGACTTCCTCGACTTCACGATGTCGCGGTTGACGTTTGCCGGAGCCATCTTCCTCACGATCATTGCGGTGTTGCCGCAGCTCCTGTCCCAGTGGCTGCGCGTGCCGTACATGACCGCCCAATTCTTCGGCGGCACAGGTGTACTGATTATCGTTGGCGTCGTGCTTGATACGATGCGCCAGATCGAAACGCACCTGCTGCAGCGCCATTACGATGGATTCCTGCGCAAAGGCAAGATCCGTGGGGCTCGCGATTCTCGCCCCCGCATGGGATCGGGCCAGGTGCTCGACGACAGCAAGCTCGTACTGATCTACGCTGCTATCGGAGTGCTCGTTATCGCTGGTATTACGATTTCCATCGCCTTCCGACGGTAA
- the rplO gene encoding 50S ribosomal protein L15: MRLHDLKPNPGAKHRRKRLGIGESSGKGKTSGKGHKGQKARSGGSIRLGFEGGQMPLYRQLAKRGFNNTAFKTVYGVVNIDDLEKRFEDGAAINEKLLRGSGLIKGTFDGVKVLGRGETTKKFHLEVDSISASAKEKIEKAGGSVTLTRKPETASGK, translated from the coding sequence ATGAGACTGCACGATCTTAAACCCAATCCTGGTGCCAAGCACCGTCGCAAGCGTCTTGGTATCGGCGAAAGCTCCGGAAAAGGTAAAACATCCGGCAAGGGCCACAAGGGTCAGAAGGCCCGTTCCGGTGGCAGCATCCGCCTCGGTTTCGAGGGCGGCCAGATGCCCCTCTACCGTCAGCTCGCCAAGCGTGGCTTTAACAACACCGCTTTCAAGACGGTCTACGGTGTCGTCAATATCGACGACCTCGAGAAGCGCTTTGAAGACGGCGCCGCCATCAACGAGAAGCTTCTCCGCGGTTCGGGCCTCATCAAGGGCACGTTCGACGGCGTGAAAGTCCTCGGCCGTGGCGAGACCACGAAAAAATTCCACCTCGAAGTGGACAGCATCAGCGCCTCTGCCAAAGAGAAGATTGAGAAGGCAGGCGGCTCGGTGACGTTGACTCGGAAGCCGGAAACGGCTAGCGGGAAGTAG
- a CDS encoding adenylate kinase family protein has product MKNRIVLLGPPATGKGTQAALLSATFGIPAASTGAMLREEKARGSAAGIEAAKWTDRGMLFPDDLALRVVWQWIDGRNRFILDGFPRTKGQAETFDTGLKDRGLDLDVVYFLDLPEEVIRERMCSRLTCTRCSAVYNETFHKVTAETPCPACGSPLARRADDTHEALDSRMAQYREHTLPVVEHYRATGLLKTIDARPGRDAIFQTLYRDISGTELPANSQEVRAALEALA; this is encoded by the coding sequence ATGAAAAATCGGATCGTACTCCTCGGCCCGCCTGCTACAGGCAAGGGCACGCAAGCTGCACTCCTCTCGGCGACGTTTGGAATTCCCGCAGCTTCGACCGGAGCCATGCTCCGCGAGGAAAAGGCGCGTGGCAGCGCCGCAGGCATCGAGGCCGCCAAGTGGACGGACCGCGGGATGCTCTTTCCGGATGATCTCGCTCTGCGCGTGGTGTGGCAATGGATCGATGGCCGCAATCGCTTTATCCTCGACGGATTCCCCCGGACCAAGGGCCAGGCGGAAACTTTTGACACGGGCCTTAAGGATCGAGGTCTCGATCTCGATGTAGTGTATTTCCTCGATCTCCCTGAAGAGGTCATCCGTGAGCGTATGTGCAGCCGCCTGACATGCACCAGGTGCAGTGCGGTCTACAACGAGACCTTTCACAAGGTGACTGCCGAAACGCCTTGCCCTGCCTGTGGTTCGCCGCTGGCTCGCCGGGCTGACGATACTCACGAGGCGCTCGATAGCCGAATGGCTCAGTACCGCGAGCATACCCTGCCCGTGGTTGAGCATTACCGTGCAACGGGCTTGCTCAAGACGATCGACGCCCGCCCGGGTCGCGACGCGATTTTCCAGACTCTCTACCGGGACATTTCCGGCACCGAACTCCCCGCCAACTCGCAAGAGGTGCGCGCAGCCCTGGAGGCACTCGCATGA
- a CDS encoding OmpA family protein yields the protein MKKLLTVAAALALVLSFDSCKKKENNQFAGVDGDYVTGTPLPDRIEGSNFFGSNVQRGQFAPVYFGYDSFSVSDSELIKLEKVATAMKSINKTLIIAGFTDERGTEEYNRGLGEKRAGAVRDALISMGVSGSKIQTVSFGEEMPADPGSGESAWALNRRAEFGVVK from the coding sequence ATGAAAAAGCTGTTAACCGTAGCTGCCGCACTTGCGCTCGTGCTGAGCTTCGACTCCTGCAAAAAGAAGGAAAACAATCAGTTCGCCGGTGTTGATGGCGATTATGTGACGGGCACTCCGCTGCCGGACCGCATCGAGGGCTCGAATTTCTTCGGCAGTAATGTCCAGCGCGGCCAGTTCGCTCCGGTTTACTTCGGTTACGACAGCTTCTCGGTCTCCGATTCCGAGCTGATCAAGCTTGAGAAGGTGGCAACCGCGATGAAGAGCATCAACAAGACTCTCATCATTGCCGGTTTCACCGACGAGCGTGGTACGGAGGAATACAACCGCGGTCTTGGTGAGAAACGCGCCGGGGCCGTGCGCGATGCTCTCATTTCGATGGGCGTGAGCGGATCGAAGATCCAGACCGTCAGTTTCGGAGAAGAAATGCCAGCCGATCCCGGCAGTGGCGAATCCGCCTGGGCTCTTAATCGTCGCGCCGAGTTCGGCGTCGTCAAGTAA
- the recA gene encoding recombinase RecA, with protein MAKTDDVSSPTDDKAAALRNKNLELAIQQIEKDYGSEAIRRLGDASTSAVEVIPTGNILIDRALGVGGFPRGRIVEIYGPESSGKTTLTLTAIAQAQKRGGLAGFIDVEHALDPSYARKLGVNLDDLLVSQPSSGEEALRICETLVRSNALDVIVLDSVAALVTKSELEGEIGDAVVGAQARLMSNALRKLTAFISKAQTVCVFTNQIREKIGVMFGNPETTPGGKALKFYSSVRIDIRRIGAIKTSDGTVTGNRTKVKVVKNKVAPPFAEAEFDIMYNEGISSTGSLLDLAIEKNVLEKRGSWLSYKGTQLAQGRDAAKEALKNDPELYAKIEAEVREALDKDKK; from the coding sequence ATGGCCAAGACCGACGACGTCTCCTCTCCGACTGATGACAAAGCCGCAGCGCTGCGCAACAAAAACCTGGAGCTTGCCATCCAGCAGATTGAAAAAGATTACGGCAGCGAGGCGATCCGTCGCCTCGGGGATGCCAGCACCTCTGCGGTGGAGGTCATTCCCACCGGAAACATTTTGATCGACCGCGCCCTCGGCGTGGGAGGCTTTCCGCGTGGCCGAATCGTGGAAATCTACGGACCGGAAAGCTCTGGCAAAACGACTCTGACTCTCACCGCCATCGCCCAGGCGCAGAAGCGCGGCGGCCTGGCCGGCTTCATCGACGTCGAGCACGCGCTCGACCCGTCCTATGCCCGCAAGCTAGGCGTGAACCTCGACGATCTCCTCGTTTCCCAGCCGAGCTCGGGTGAAGAGGCTCTCCGCATCTGTGAAACGCTCGTGCGTTCCAATGCGCTCGACGTTATCGTCCTCGACTCCGTCGCCGCACTGGTGACAAAATCGGAACTGGAAGGCGAGATCGGCGACGCCGTCGTCGGTGCTCAGGCGCGCTTGATGAGCAATGCCCTGCGCAAGCTCACGGCCTTTATCTCCAAAGCCCAGACGGTCTGCGTGTTCACGAACCAGATCCGCGAAAAAATCGGCGTGATGTTTGGCAACCCCGAGACGACGCCGGGCGGTAAGGCGCTCAAGTTTTATTCCAGCGTTCGCATCGACATCCGCCGCATCGGCGCGATCAAGACCAGCGACGGCACCGTGACGGGCAACCGCACGAAGGTGAAGGTGGTGAAGAACAAGGTGGCTCCGCCGTTTGCCGAGGCGGAGTTTGATATCATGTACAACGAGGGCATCTCGAGCACCGGCTCGCTTCTCGATCTCGCCATCGAGAAAAATGTCCTCGAGAAACGTGGTTCCTGGCTCAGCTACAAGGGCACACAGCTTGCGCAGGGACGCGATGCCGCCAAGGAGGCGCTCAAGAATGACCCCGAGCTTTACGCTAAAATCGAAGCTGAGGTGCGCGAAGCGCTGGACAAAGACAAGAAGTAA
- the rpsM gene encoding 30S ribosomal protein S13, with product MPRLLGVEIPGDKRIEASLPYIYGIGPSNTKRVLETANIDPNTRAKDLSPEQLNAIIHAINSLKIVIEGDLRREVQSNLKRLQAINCYRGIRHRRGLPVRGQRTSTNARTRKGPRRTVGVQRNPNAKAGKV from the coding sequence ATGCCCCGCCTTCTTGGAGTAGAAATTCCCGGTGACAAACGCATCGAGGCCTCGCTGCCGTACATCTACGGCATCGGCCCGAGCAACACGAAGCGTGTGTTGGAGACCGCCAACATCGATCCCAACACCCGCGCCAAAGACCTTTCGCCTGAACAGCTCAATGCGATCATCCACGCGATCAACTCGCTGAAGATCGTGATCGAAGGCGATCTCCGCCGCGAGGTGCAGAGCAATCTGAAGCGCCTCCAGGCCATTAACTGCTACCGCGGCATCCGCCACCGGCGTGGATTGCCTGTCCGCGGACAGCGCACGTCCACCAACGCCCGCACCCGCAAGGGACCGCGTCGGACCGTTGGCGTGCAGCGCAACCCGAACGCCAAAGCCGGCAAAGTGTAA
- the rplX gene encoding 50S ribosomal protein L24 codes for MSTVKTHVRRGDTVQVISGNHRGSAGKILQVNPTKSQVIIEGVRMIKKHQRKTQDNPNGAIIEREGPIHISNVKVVERATTEKKAKKKAA; via the coding sequence ATGAGCACTGTGAAAACCCATGTCCGTCGCGGCGACACCGTCCAGGTGATCTCCGGCAACCACCGTGGTTCGGCCGGCAAGATTCTCCAGGTCAACCCGACCAAGTCGCAGGTCATCATCGAGGGCGTGCGCATGATCAAAAAGCATCAGCGCAAGACCCAGGACAACCCCAACGGCGCCATCATTGAACGCGAAGGCCCGATTCACATCTCGAATGTGAAGGTCGTCGAGCGCGCCACCACCGAGAAGAAGGCGAAGAAGAAAGCCGCCTAA
- the rpsK gene encoding 30S ribosomal protein S11: protein MADELNPTPAAPEGDAKPAAEKKPKAAPKKKETPATEAAAPVEAAAPAEAVAPAAGAEAPAAAPAAAAPKEAKPKASKKAKKEEKKEAAAPVSVSLSLDDTIEPIKVVKAKGSKNVTQGIAHVQASFNNTIVSITDLRGGVIGWSSAGKCGFKGSRKSTAYAAQMVAQDACKQAMGHGLKEVEVRVKGPGAGRESAVRAMQAIGLEITVIRDVTPVPHNGCRPPKQRRV, encoded by the coding sequence ATGGCTGACGAATTGAACCCTACGCCTGCGGCTCCTGAAGGAGACGCAAAGCCCGCCGCCGAGAAGAAGCCGAAGGCGGCCCCCAAGAAAAAAGAAACTCCCGCCACGGAAGCCGCCGCGCCTGTTGAGGCCGCTGCTCCTGCTGAAGCCGTCGCGCCCGCCGCTGGCGCCGAGGCTCCGGCTGCCGCACCCGCTGCTGCAGCCCCTAAGGAAGCCAAGCCCAAAGCTTCCAAGAAGGCCAAGAAGGAGGAGAAGAAGGAAGCCGCCGCTCCCGTCAGCGTGAGCCTCTCTCTCGACGACACGATCGAGCCGATCAAGGTCGTCAAGGCCAAGGGAAGCAAGAACGTCACCCAGGGCATCGCCCATGTGCAGGCCAGCTTTAACAACACGATCGTCAGCATCACGGACCTCCGTGGCGGTGTCATCGGCTGGTCCAGCGCTGGCAAGTGTGGCTTCAAGGGCTCCCGCAAGAGCACGGCCTACGCCGCCCAGATGGTCGCCCAGGACGCCTGCAAGCAGGCGATGGGACACGGCCTCAAGGAAGTGGAAGTCCGCGTCAAGGGCCCCGGTGCCGGTCGTGAATCCGCCGTCCGCGCCATGCAGGCCATCGGCCTCGAGATCACTGTCATCCGTGACGTGACCCCGGTGCCTCACAACGGTTGCCGCCCGCCGAAACAGCGTCGCGTCTGA
- the rplN gene encoding 50S ribosomal protein L14, which produces MIQIRSRLDVADNTGARMATMIGVIGKPTRTAHVGDIITANVKEASSGGTVKKGDVVRAVIVRSKQPVKREDGSYLRFDNNAIVIIDKDSNPRGTRIFGPVARELREKNFMKIISLAPEVL; this is translated from the coding sequence ATGATTCAGATTCGCTCCCGCCTCGACGTTGCCGATAACACCGGCGCCCGCATGGCCACGATGATCGGCGTGATCGGCAAGCCCACCCGCACGGCCCACGTCGGTGACATCATCACCGCAAACGTGAAGGAAGCCTCCTCTGGCGGCACCGTGAAAAAGGGTGATGTGGTCCGCGCGGTGATCGTGCGTTCCAAGCAACCCGTTAAGCGCGAAGACGGTTCGTACCTTCGTTTTGACAACAACGCCATTGTCATCATCGACAAGGACTCGAACCCCCGCGGCACTCGTATCTTCGGCCCTGTGGCCCGCGAGCTCCGCGAGAAGAACTTCATGAAGATCATTTCCCTGGCGCCTGAAGTCCTATGA